In a genomic window of Polyodon spathula isolate WHYD16114869_AA chromosome 21, ASM1765450v1, whole genome shotgun sequence:
- the LOC121296330 gene encoding CKLF-like MARVEL transmembrane domain-containing protein 3 isoform X2 → MGDMESPDTTPTRQSGIRTLLPDKAFVTSRKGQLLIAEVALSFICFICFVASIAAAFVTAPLVEFLLAFFLLFAYSSKFNERFKGFHWPLMDFLRCVSASVIYFIISIISVSRYIDSASKAAGVFGFIATIVFALDFYVIFNDLANFLKQGETMEQPTTDSNSDSD, encoded by the exons ATGGGGGATATGGAATCACCCGACACGACACCAACACGCCAGTCTGGAATAAGGACTCTCCTCCCCGACAAAGCTTTTGTCACCTCGCGGAAAGGACAGCTGCTTATTGCTGAAGTG GCTCTGTCCTTCATCTGCTTCATCTGCTTCGTGGCATCCATCGCAGCAGCTTTTGTGACGGCGCCCCTCGTTGAGTTCCTCTTGGCTTTTTTCCTGCTCTTCGCCTACTCCAGCAAGTTCAATGAGCGATTCAAGGGCTTCCATTGGCCACTAATG GATTTCCTGCGCTGCGTCAGCGCCTCTGTTATCTACTTCATTATTTCAATAATCTCTGTTTCAAGATACATTGACTCAGCATCCAAAGCAGCAGGG GTGTTTGGGTTCATAGCCACCATAGTGTTTGCATTGGACTTCTATGTCATCTTTAACGATCTGGCTAATTTTCTGAAGCAAGGCGAGACGATGGAACAGCCTACCACAG ACTCCAACTCTGATTCTGACTAA
- the LOC121296330 gene encoding CKLF-like MARVEL transmembrane domain-containing protein 3 isoform X1, protein MGDMESPDTTPTRQSGIRTLLPDKAFVTSRKGQLLIAEVALSFICFICFVASIAAAFVTAPLVEFLLAFFLLFAYSSKFNERFKGFHWPLMDFLRCVSASVIYFIISIISVSRYIDSASKAAGVFGFIATIVFALDFYVIFNDLANFLKQGETMEQPTTEDSNSDSD, encoded by the exons ATGGGGGATATGGAATCACCCGACACGACACCAACACGCCAGTCTGGAATAAGGACTCTCCTCCCCGACAAAGCTTTTGTCACCTCGCGGAAAGGACAGCTGCTTATTGCTGAAGTG GCTCTGTCCTTCATCTGCTTCATCTGCTTCGTGGCATCCATCGCAGCAGCTTTTGTGACGGCGCCCCTCGTTGAGTTCCTCTTGGCTTTTTTCCTGCTCTTCGCCTACTCCAGCAAGTTCAATGAGCGATTCAAGGGCTTCCATTGGCCACTAATG GATTTCCTGCGCTGCGTCAGCGCCTCTGTTATCTACTTCATTATTTCAATAATCTCTGTTTCAAGATACATTGACTCAGCATCCAAAGCAGCAGGG GTGTTTGGGTTCATAGCCACCATAGTGTTTGCATTGGACTTCTATGTCATCTTTAACGATCTGGCTAATTTTCTGAAGCAAGGCGAGACGATGGAACAGCCTACCACAG AAGACTCCAACTCTGATTCTGACTAA